In a single window of the Candidatus Celerinatantimonas neptuna genome:
- the pimA gene encoding Phosphatidyl-myo-inositol mannosyltransferase produces MKIAQIAPLYEAVPPKLYGGTERLVAHLCEALAEQGHDVTLFASADSQVTHCEQVKARSQALRLDPNPLKSDIASHFNLLEKLYARRHEFDMIHFHTEYLHFPMFEDVASKTLTTLHGRLDLADLPDVYRYWRQYPLASISDSQRRPLPFANWAGTIYHGLNPDCYQFHEDADGHYLAFLGRISPEKRPDRAIEIAKRVGIPLKIAAKVSEQDQPYFKQQIEPLFDDPLIEFVGEINDQQKSAFLGNALGLLFPIDWPEPFGLVMIEAMACGTPVVAWRCGSVPEIIDDGISGYIVDNIEQAVLACEKLHQLDRPTIRDQFIQRFSSATMAQNYMTVYQKLIQHSDNAVTVKFAG; encoded by the coding sequence ATGAAAATTGCACAAATAGCCCCCCTTTATGAAGCTGTACCACCAAAACTCTATGGTGGTACAGAGAGACTGGTTGCCCATCTTTGTGAAGCACTAGCCGAACAGGGACATGATGTCACTTTATTTGCTTCAGCAGATAGCCAGGTAACCCACTGCGAACAGGTCAAAGCCCGTTCACAAGCACTTCGCCTGGATCCCAATCCACTCAAATCAGATATTGCCAGTCACTTCAATTTATTAGAAAAACTCTACGCAAGACGACATGAATTCGACATGATTCATTTTCATACTGAGTATCTTCATTTCCCAATGTTTGAAGACGTCGCATCTAAAACATTAACCACTCTACATGGTCGGTTAGATCTCGCTGATCTTCCCGATGTTTATCGCTACTGGCGTCAATATCCACTGGCATCCATCTCTGATTCTCAGCGTCGCCCATTGCCTTTTGCCAATTGGGCCGGGACTATCTACCATGGTCTCAATCCAGATTGTTACCAATTTCATGAAGATGCAGATGGTCATTATCTAGCGTTTCTTGGACGTATATCTCCGGAAAAACGCCCGGACAGAGCCATAGAAATCGCCAAACGAGTCGGAATCCCCCTGAAAATTGCAGCGAAAGTCAGCGAACAAGACCAACCTTACTTCAAGCAACAAATCGAACCACTTTTTGATGACCCGCTCATTGAATTTGTCGGTGAAATTAATGATCAACAAAAATCAGCCTTTTTAGGTAATGCATTAGGGCTACTATTTCCCATCGACTGGCCCGAGCCATTCGGATTAGTCATGATTGAAGCAATGGCATGTGGCACCCCCGTCGTCGCCTGGCGCTGTGGTTCAGTTCCCGAAATCATTGACGATGGAATCAGCGGCTATATCGTCGATAATATTGAACAAGCTGTTTTGGCTTGCGAAAAACTACACCAACTAGACCGGCCAACGATTCGTGATCAATTCATCCAACGATTTTCTTCAGCAACGATGGCGCAAAATTATATGACCGTCTATCAAAAACTGATCCAACACTCAGACAATGCCGTCACAGTCAAATTCGCAGGGTAA
- the pphA gene encoding Serine/threonine-protein phosphatase 1 has translation MIRKEKLSIRRWHQVLSVSQSTRLFVVGDIHANFQPLQKKLAQIQFNQHDILLCCGDLIDRGPQSLECLEWCLNSPNIYSVLGNHEDMAIRARLEHSSFWLKNWVFNGGSWHHSVNSEKLNTILQKTASTLPILMTVHHQAHTIGLCHGEFDHSLWQPIAEQAQINSFEHIEKLLWGRSCLQNKRAPAVIDIDLIIHGHTPTKTPIRLANQYWIDTGFISGLTIAEIQAGQLILN, from the coding sequence ATGATCAGAAAAGAAAAGTTATCTATTCGTCGCTGGCATCAGGTCCTTTCAGTCAGCCAATCAACACGATTATTTGTCGTGGGTGACATCCATGCAAATTTTCAACCATTACAAAAAAAACTCGCTCAAATTCAATTTAATCAACATGATATTTTATTATGTTGCGGCGATCTAATCGACCGGGGCCCTCAATCACTAGAATGCTTAGAATGGTGCCTCAACAGCCCTAACATCTACTCCGTTTTAGGAAACCATGAAGATATGGCCATTCGGGCACGCCTAGAACATTCATCTTTTTGGCTCAAAAACTGGGTGTTCAATGGTGGCAGCTGGCATCATTCAGTCAATTCGGAAAAACTGAATACAATACTCCAGAAAACCGCATCAACATTACCAATTCTCATGACTGTACATCATCAGGCACATACAATTGGCCTGTGCCATGGCGAATTTGATCACTCGCTATGGCAGCCAATCGCAGAGCAAGCCCAAATCAACTCCTTTGAGCATATCGAAAAACTACTTTGGGGGCGCAGCTGTCTACAAAACAAACGGGCCCCGGCTGTTATAGATATCGATCTTATCATTCACGGTCACACACCAACTAAAACCCCAATACGACTCGCAAACCAATACTGGATAGACACTGGCTTTATTAGTGGACTAACGATTGCAGAAATTCAGGCAGGGCAACTTATCCTGAACTAG
- the cheY_2 gene encoding Chemotaxis protein CheY, protein MSKSILVVDDSASVRQVVGMALRGVGHEVVEAVDGKDALSKLNGRKFHLIVCDVNMPNMDGISFLKEVKKLPAYKFTPILMLTTESGADKKQEGKAAGAKAWLVKPFKPEVLLNAVTKLT, encoded by the coding sequence ATGTCAAAAAGTATATTGGTGGTTGATGATTCCGCTTCCGTTCGCCAAGTAGTGGGCATGGCACTTCGAGGTGTAGGCCATGAAGTTGTCGAAGCAGTTGATGGTAAAGATGCCTTGAGCAAGTTAAACGGGCGTAAATTCCATCTGATTGTTTGTGATGTCAATATGCCAAATATGGATGGCATTAGTTTTCTCAAAGAGGTGAAAAAGTTACCTGCATATAAATTTACGCCAATTTTGATGTTAACAACAGAGTCTGGTGCCGATAAGAAACAGGAGGGAAAAGCAGCAGGTGCTAAGGCATGGTTAGTGAAACCATTTAAACCTGAAGTACTGTTAAATGCCGTAACGAAGCTAACTTAA
- the cheA gene encoding Chemotaxis protein CheA, whose amino-acid sequence MNEAVEIFREEALEHLDTLESALLEIEEHPDDEQINLAFRAMHTIKGAAGMVGFDHLSHFTHHLESFFDRARNGEFLLSAPMISLILECRDHIQQLLDTNPPDTGQISVSDVLVARLHAFVPLKDESIAPSEVLSESPEVSFDGEDLKWWRIEITPALLAFQDGFDLKPLLRELKSMGTMASFIRMGEFETDAFDPQNCYLNVLVLLQSSASYSDLEDVFIFVADDWQVVIEPLGVDSNLEELTSVVSEHGWLSIQELQSHLGQSPGQSSSAIAVKESSSASIHDDSPSSSPSIAEKAAPSKTSSAGSKKISSEQVVKVPSGKLDILMNLIGELVIVQARLNEVSRSQHNEQLDSLVEELSLLGTELRDTAFDIRMLPIGSTFARFRRLVRDLGRELNKNVQLKTEGAETELDKMVLDRLGDPLIHLLRNSMDHGIEHPDERIAAGKPEKGTILLSAAHQDGQIVVTIADDGAGLDCEKILNKARQSGLVAANQELSPRKIFSLIFEPGFSTAEQVSDVSGRGVGMDVVRASIEAMQGRVEIDSRAGKGTTITIYLPMTLAIIEGLMVKVANERYIIPLSVVEECIETSAAEESRKDGARLVKNRDELIPCVRLRELFSVYGKSPDIEQTVITFTGKERIGVTVDEVIGQYQTVIKSLSRLYQHIPGLMGATILGNGDVAMILDINKLIDEAQPVMELMLDMSK is encoded by the coding sequence ATGAATGAAGCGGTTGAGATATTTCGCGAGGAGGCATTAGAACACCTCGATACGCTTGAGTCAGCATTGCTGGAGATAGAAGAGCACCCTGACGATGAACAGATTAACTTGGCTTTTCGGGCAATGCATACGATTAAAGGCGCTGCCGGGATGGTCGGTTTTGATCATCTTTCTCACTTTACACATCATTTAGAGTCATTTTTTGATCGGGCTCGTAACGGCGAGTTTTTACTTTCAGCGCCGATGATTAGTTTAATTCTTGAGTGCCGGGACCATATTCAACAGCTGTTAGATACAAATCCTCCCGATACCGGACAGATTTCTGTGAGTGATGTTCTGGTAGCGCGTTTGCATGCTTTTGTGCCTTTGAAAGATGAAAGTATTGCGCCATCGGAAGTTTTGAGTGAATCGCCTGAGGTGTCATTTGATGGAGAGGACCTTAAATGGTGGAGGATTGAAATTACACCGGCTTTATTGGCTTTTCAGGATGGTTTCGATCTAAAGCCTCTCTTGCGTGAATTAAAATCGATGGGGACGATGGCGTCATTTATCCGAATGGGTGAGTTTGAAACTGATGCTTTTGACCCGCAAAATTGCTATCTCAATGTATTAGTGTTGTTGCAAAGCAGTGCATCATATTCTGATTTGGAAGATGTGTTTATTTTTGTCGCGGATGATTGGCAGGTCGTGATTGAGCCGCTTGGTGTGGATTCAAATCTTGAAGAACTAACCTCTGTCGTGAGCGAACATGGATGGTTAAGTATTCAGGAATTACAATCACATTTGGGACAATCACCGGGTCAAAGTTCTTCAGCAATAGCGGTAAAAGAATCGTCATCTGCATCAATTCATGATGATTCGCCATCTTCTTCACCGTCAATAGCTGAAAAAGCAGCACCATCTAAGACATCCTCTGCAGGCTCTAAAAAAATATCATCAGAACAAGTCGTTAAAGTTCCTTCTGGTAAGTTGGATATATTGATGAACCTGATTGGTGAGCTGGTCATTGTGCAGGCCCGTCTGAATGAAGTTTCTCGTTCACAACATAATGAACAGTTGGATAGCTTGGTGGAAGAGTTATCTTTATTGGGAACAGAGCTTCGGGATACGGCTTTTGATATCCGGATGTTACCGATTGGTTCGACATTTGCGCGATTTCGTCGTTTGGTCAGAGACCTGGGACGGGAACTTAATAAAAATGTTCAATTGAAGACCGAAGGTGCAGAAACCGAGCTGGATAAAATGGTCCTTGATCGATTGGGTGATCCATTGATTCATTTATTGCGTAACAGTATGGATCATGGGATTGAACATCCGGATGAGCGTATTGCGGCCGGAAAACCTGAGAAAGGAACTATTTTATTGAGTGCTGCCCATCAGGATGGTCAGATTGTTGTAACGATTGCCGATGATGGGGCAGGTCTTGATTGTGAAAAAATTCTAAATAAAGCCCGACAAAGTGGGTTGGTTGCTGCGAATCAGGAGCTTTCTCCCCGAAAGATTTTTTCACTGATATTTGAGCCGGGATTTTCGACAGCTGAACAAGTTTCGGATGTATCGGGACGGGGTGTCGGAATGGATGTGGTTCGGGCATCGATTGAAGCCATGCAGGGGAGGGTAGAAATCGACAGTCGGGCTGGGAAAGGCACAACCATTACGATTTATTTGCCAATGACTCTGGCCATCATTGAAGGTTTGATGGTTAAAGTGGCTAACGAGCGTTATATCATTCCATTGTCGGTTGTTGAAGAATGTATCGAAACGTCGGCTGCGGAAGAAAGTCGAAAAGATGGGGCCAGACTGGTTAAGAATCGTGATGAACTAATTCCTTGTGTCAGATTGCGGGAACTTTTTTCGGTGTATGGGAAGTCTCCAGATATTGAACAGACCGTGATTACTTTTACGGGTAAAGAACGTATTGGTGTCACGGTAGATGAAGTGATTGGTCAATATCAGACTGTCATTAAAAGTTTAAGTCGGCTTTATCAACACATTCCAGGGTTGATGGGGGCGACAATTTTGGGCAATGGTGATGTGGCGATGATTTTGGATATCAACAAGTTGATTGACGAAGCGCAGCCTGTGATGGAACTGATGCTAGATATGAGTAAGTAG